In the genome of Raphanus sativus cultivar WK10039 chromosome 4, ASM80110v3, whole genome shotgun sequence, one region contains:
- the LOC108855655 gene encoding uncharacterized protein LOC108855655: MASDWRGSMGKVRSFVGNSMGGLRGGQNLASWLVAGTIAYYLWVKPAQDLKKEREARALLAVADRNQYAEKRKPVADPQVTGLVYGNKNITDDKPQD; encoded by the exons ATGGCTAGCGATTGGAGAGGTTCAATGGGGAAGGTGAGGTCTTTCGTCGGAAACTCCATGGGCGGTCTCAGAGGAGGTCAGAATCTCGCGTCTTGGCTCGTGGCCGGAACGATCGCTTACTATCTCTGGGTTAAACCGGCTCAGGATCTCAAAAAGGAACGAGAGGCTAGGGCACTTCTGGCGGTGGCGGATCGAAATCAATACGCGGAGAAGAGGAAACCAGTCGCTGATCCTCAG GTTACTGGTCTGGTTTATGGAAACAAGAACATAACCGATGATAAACCACAGGATTGa